One Peromyscus leucopus breed LL Stock chromosome 4, UCI_PerLeu_2.1, whole genome shotgun sequence genomic region harbors:
- the Phyhd1 gene encoding phytanoyl-CoA dioxygenase domain-containing protein 1 isoform X4, with product MACLSPSQLKKFQEDGFLLLEGFLTADECEAMQQRIGEIVAEMDVPLHCRTEFSTQEDEQLRTQGNTDYFLSSGDKVRFFFEKGVFDKKALHAHDPVFRSVTHSPKVQALVRSLGLQLPVVVQSMYIFKQPHFGGEVSPHQDATFLYTEPLGRVLGVWIAIEDALLENGCLWFIPGSHTSGVSRRMIRAPEGSATSFLGSEPAWDNKLFVPLPVRRGGLVLIHGEVVHKSEQNLSDRSRQAYTFHLMEAAAGTVWSPENWLQPTTELPFPPLYI from the exons ATGGCCTGCCTGAGTCCCTCACAACTCAAGAAG TTTCAGGAGGATGGCTTTCTGCTGTTGGAAGGATTCTTGACAGCAGATGAGTGTGAGGCCATGCAACAGAGGATTGGGGAGATTGTGGCTGAGATGGATGTCCCTCTGCACTGCCGGACGGAGTTTTCCACCCAGGAAGATGAGCAGCTTCGAACTCAG GGCAACACAGACTACTTCTTAAGCAGCGGTGACAAGGTTCGATTCTTCTTTGAGAAAGGCGTTTTTGACAAGAAAG CTTTGCATGCTCATGACCCTGTCTTCAGGAGCGTGACACATTCTCCCAAGGTGCAG GCTTTGGTCAGAAGTCTGGGCCTCCAGCTGCCAGTGGTGGTGCAGAGCATGTATATCTTTAAG CAACCTCACTTTGGCGGTGAAG TCTCCCCTCACCAAGATGCTACCTTTCTGTACACGGAGCCCTTGGGCCGCGTGCTGGGCGTGTGGATTGCGATTGAAGATGCCTTGCTGGAGAACGGCTGCCTCTGGTTCATCCCTGGCTCCCATACCA GTGGAGTGTCGAGAAGAATGATCAGAGCCCCCGAGGGCTCTGCCACTAGCTTCCTTGggtcagagccagcctgggataaCAAGCTCTTTGTGCCTCTGCCAGTGCGGAGAG GGGGTCTGGTCCTGATCCATGGAGAAGTGGTACATAAGAGTGAACAGAACCTCTCCGACCGATCACGCCAGGCCTATACTTTCCACCTCATGGAGGCCGCTGCTGGCACTGTCTGGAGCCCAGAGAATTG GCTCCAGCCCACAACTGAGCTGCCCTTTCCACCACTCTACATATAA
- the Phyhd1 gene encoding phytanoyl-CoA dioxygenase domain-containing protein 1 isoform X2 — MACLSPSQLKKFQEDGFLLLEGFLTADECEAMQQRIGEIVAEMDVPLHCRTEFSTQEDEQLRTQGNTDYFLSSGDKVRFFFEKGVFDKKGNFLVPPEKSINKIGHALHAHDPVFRSVTHSPKVQALVRSLGLQLPVVVQSMYIFKQPHFGGEVSPHQDATFLYTEPLGRVLGVWIAIEDALLENGCLWFIPGSHTSGVSRRMIRAPEGSATSFLGSEPAWDNKLFVPLPVRRGGLVLIHGEVVHKSEQNLSDRSRQAYTFHLMEAAAGTVWSPENWLQPTTELPFPPLYI, encoded by the exons ATGGCCTGCCTGAGTCCCTCACAACTCAAGAAG TTTCAGGAGGATGGCTTTCTGCTGTTGGAAGGATTCTTGACAGCAGATGAGTGTGAGGCCATGCAACAGAGGATTGGGGAGATTGTGGCTGAGATGGATGTCCCTCTGCACTGCCGGACGGAGTTTTCCACCCAGGAAGATGAGCAGCTTCGAACTCAG GGCAACACAGACTACTTCTTAAGCAGCGGTGACAAGGTTCGATTCTTCTTTGAGAAAGGCGTTTTTGACAAGAAAG GAAATTTCTTGGTCCCTCCAGAGAAATCTATCAACAAAATCGGCCATG CTTTGCATGCTCATGACCCTGTCTTCAGGAGCGTGACACATTCTCCCAAGGTGCAG GCTTTGGTCAGAAGTCTGGGCCTCCAGCTGCCAGTGGTGGTGCAGAGCATGTATATCTTTAAG CAACCTCACTTTGGCGGTGAAG TCTCCCCTCACCAAGATGCTACCTTTCTGTACACGGAGCCCTTGGGCCGCGTGCTGGGCGTGTGGATTGCGATTGAAGATGCCTTGCTGGAGAACGGCTGCCTCTGGTTCATCCCTGGCTCCCATACCA GTGGAGTGTCGAGAAGAATGATCAGAGCCCCCGAGGGCTCTGCCACTAGCTTCCTTGggtcagagccagcctgggataaCAAGCTCTTTGTGCCTCTGCCAGTGCGGAGAG GGGGTCTGGTCCTGATCCATGGAGAAGTGGTACATAAGAGTGAACAGAACCTCTCCGACCGATCACGCCAGGCCTATACTTTCCACCTCATGGAGGCCGCTGCTGGCACTGTCTGGAGCCCAGAGAATTG GCTCCAGCCCACAACTGAGCTGCCCTTTCCACCACTCTACATATAA
- the Phyhd1 gene encoding phytanoyl-CoA dioxygenase domain-containing protein 1 isoform X1: MACLSPSQLKKFQEDGFLLLEGFLTADECEAMQQRIGEIVAEMDVPLHCRTEFSTQEDEQLRTQGNTDYFLSSGDKVRFFFEKGVFDKKGNFLVPPEKSINKIGHALHAHDPVFRSVTHSPKVQALVRSLGLQLPVVVQSMYIFKQPHFGGEGGSITVSPHQDATFLYTEPLGRVLGVWIAIEDALLENGCLWFIPGSHTSGVSRRMIRAPEGSATSFLGSEPAWDNKLFVPLPVRRGGLVLIHGEVVHKSEQNLSDRSRQAYTFHLMEAAAGTVWSPENWLQPTTELPFPPLYI, translated from the exons ATGGCCTGCCTGAGTCCCTCACAACTCAAGAAG TTTCAGGAGGATGGCTTTCTGCTGTTGGAAGGATTCTTGACAGCAGATGAGTGTGAGGCCATGCAACAGAGGATTGGGGAGATTGTGGCTGAGATGGATGTCCCTCTGCACTGCCGGACGGAGTTTTCCACCCAGGAAGATGAGCAGCTTCGAACTCAG GGCAACACAGACTACTTCTTAAGCAGCGGTGACAAGGTTCGATTCTTCTTTGAGAAAGGCGTTTTTGACAAGAAAG GAAATTTCTTGGTCCCTCCAGAGAAATCTATCAACAAAATCGGCCATG CTTTGCATGCTCATGACCCTGTCTTCAGGAGCGTGACACATTCTCCCAAGGTGCAG GCTTTGGTCAGAAGTCTGGGCCTCCAGCTGCCAGTGGTGGTGCAGAGCATGTATATCTTTAAG CAACCTCACTTTGGCGGTGAAG GTGGGTCTATTACAGTCTCCCCTCACCAAGATGCTACCTTTCTGTACACGGAGCCCTTGGGCCGCGTGCTGGGCGTGTGGATTGCGATTGAAGATGCCTTGCTGGAGAACGGCTGCCTCTGGTTCATCCCTGGCTCCCATACCA GTGGAGTGTCGAGAAGAATGATCAGAGCCCCCGAGGGCTCTGCCACTAGCTTCCTTGggtcagagccagcctgggataaCAAGCTCTTTGTGCCTCTGCCAGTGCGGAGAG GGGGTCTGGTCCTGATCCATGGAGAAGTGGTACATAAGAGTGAACAGAACCTCTCCGACCGATCACGCCAGGCCTATACTTTCCACCTCATGGAGGCCGCTGCTGGCACTGTCTGGAGCCCAGAGAATTG GCTCCAGCCCACAACTGAGCTGCCCTTTCCACCACTCTACATATAA
- the Phyhd1 gene encoding phytanoyl-CoA dioxygenase domain-containing protein 1 isoform X3 — MACLSPSQLKKFQEDGFLLLEGFLTADECEAMQQRIGEIVAEMDVPLHCRTEFSTQEDEQLRTQGNTDYFLSSGDKVRFFFEKGVFDKKALHAHDPVFRSVTHSPKVQALVRSLGLQLPVVVQSMYIFKQPHFGGEGGSITVSPHQDATFLYTEPLGRVLGVWIAIEDALLENGCLWFIPGSHTSGVSRRMIRAPEGSATSFLGSEPAWDNKLFVPLPVRRGGLVLIHGEVVHKSEQNLSDRSRQAYTFHLMEAAAGTVWSPENWLQPTTELPFPPLYI; from the exons ATGGCCTGCCTGAGTCCCTCACAACTCAAGAAG TTTCAGGAGGATGGCTTTCTGCTGTTGGAAGGATTCTTGACAGCAGATGAGTGTGAGGCCATGCAACAGAGGATTGGGGAGATTGTGGCTGAGATGGATGTCCCTCTGCACTGCCGGACGGAGTTTTCCACCCAGGAAGATGAGCAGCTTCGAACTCAG GGCAACACAGACTACTTCTTAAGCAGCGGTGACAAGGTTCGATTCTTCTTTGAGAAAGGCGTTTTTGACAAGAAAG CTTTGCATGCTCATGACCCTGTCTTCAGGAGCGTGACACATTCTCCCAAGGTGCAG GCTTTGGTCAGAAGTCTGGGCCTCCAGCTGCCAGTGGTGGTGCAGAGCATGTATATCTTTAAG CAACCTCACTTTGGCGGTGAAG GTGGGTCTATTACAGTCTCCCCTCACCAAGATGCTACCTTTCTGTACACGGAGCCCTTGGGCCGCGTGCTGGGCGTGTGGATTGCGATTGAAGATGCCTTGCTGGAGAACGGCTGCCTCTGGTTCATCCCTGGCTCCCATACCA GTGGAGTGTCGAGAAGAATGATCAGAGCCCCCGAGGGCTCTGCCACTAGCTTCCTTGggtcagagccagcctgggataaCAAGCTCTTTGTGCCTCTGCCAGTGCGGAGAG GGGGTCTGGTCCTGATCCATGGAGAAGTGGTACATAAGAGTGAACAGAACCTCTCCGACCGATCACGCCAGGCCTATACTTTCCACCTCATGGAGGCCGCTGCTGGCACTGTCTGGAGCCCAGAGAATTG GCTCCAGCCCACAACTGAGCTGCCCTTTCCACCACTCTACATATAA
- the Dolk gene encoding dolichol kinase, giving the protein MTRQCPPSAPESGFPLSGSVLAEAAVVFAVVLSIHAVVWDRYSWCAVALAVQAFYVQYKWDRLLQQGNAVFQFRMSANSGLLPASMVMPLLGLVMKERCQTAGNPYFERFGVVVAATGMAVALFSSVLALGITRPVPTNTCAISGLAGGIIIYIMKHSLSVGEVIEVLEVLLIFVYLNMILLYLLPRCFTPGEALLVLGGISFVLNQLIKRSLTESQGDPVDFFLLVVVVGMVLMGVFFSTLFVFMDSGTWASSIFFHLMTCVLGLGVVLPWLHWLIRRNPLLWLLQFLFYTETRIYLLAYWSLLATMACMVVLYQNAKRSSSESKKHKAPTITRKYFHFIVVATYIPGIIFDRPLLYVAATVCLAVFIFLEYVRYFRIKPLGHTLRSLLSLFLDERDSGPLILTHIYLLLGMSLPIWLIPRPCTQKDSLGGARALVPYAGVLAVGVGDTVASIFGSTMGEIRWPGTKKTFEGTMTSIFAQIISVALILIFDSGVDLNYSYAWILGSISTVSLLEAYTTQIDNLLLPLYLLILLMA; this is encoded by the coding sequence ATGACCCGACAGTGCCCTCCCTCAGCCCCGGAGTCTGGGTTTCCGCTGAGCGGGTCGGTGCTGGCGGAGGCGGCCGTGGTGTTCGCGGTGGTGCTGAGCATCCACGCTGTGGTGTGGGACCGATACTCCTGGTGCGCCGTGGCCCTCGCAGTGCAGGCCTTCTACGTCCAGTACAAGTGGGACCGGCTGCTCCAGCAGGGGAATGCCGTTTTCCAGTTCCGAATGTCCGCGAACAGTGGCTTACTGCCGGCTTCCATGGTCATGCCTTTGCTCGGGTTAGTCATGAAGGAGCGCTGCCAGACTGCGGGGAACCCCTACTTCGAGCGCTTTGGCGTTGTGGTTGCAGCCACTGGCATGGCCGTGGCCCTCTTCTCCTCGGTGTTGGCACTGGGCATCACTCGCCCGGTGCCCACCAATACTTGTGCCATCTCGGGTTTGGCCGGAGGCATTATCATTTATATTATGAAGCACTCCCTCAGTGTGGGCGAGGTGATTGAGGTCCTGGAAGTCCTGCTGATATTCGTTTATCTCAACATGATCCTGCTGTACCTGCTGCCCCGATGCTTCACTCCTGGGGAAGCACTGCTGGTATTGGGTGGCATTAGCTTCGTCCTCAACCAACTCATCAAGCGCTCTCTGACGGAAAGCCAAGGGGACCCAGTGGACTTCTtcctgttggtggtggtggtagggatggTGCTCATGGGTGTCTTCTTCAGCACCCTCTTTGTCTTCATGGACTCAGGCACGTGGGCTTCTTCCATCTTCTTCCACCTCATGACCTGTGTGCTAGGCCTGGGTGTGGTTCTGCCCTGGCTGCACTGGCTCATTCGTAGGAACCCCCTGCTCTGGCTTCTTCAGTTCCTCTTCTACACAGAAACTCGAATCTACCTCCTAGCCTATTGGTCTTTGCTGGCCACCATGGCCTGCATGGTGGTGCTGTACCAGAATGCCAAGCGGTCCTCTTCTGAATCCAAGAAGCACAAGGCTCCTACCATTACAAGAAAATACTTCCACTTCATTGTGGTAGCCACTTACATCCCAGGTATCATCTTTGACCGGCCACTGCTGTATGTGGCTGCCACTGTATGTCTGGCAGTCTTCATCTTCCTGGAGTATGTGCGCTATTTCCGAATCAAGCCCTTGGGTCACACTCTGCGGAGCCTTCTGTCCCTCTTCCTGGATGAACGAGACAGTGGACCCCTTATCCTAACACACATCTACCTGCTTCTGGGCATGTCTCTTCCCATTTGGCTGATTCCCAGACCCTGTACACAGAAGGACAGCCTGGGAGGAGCGAGAGCCCTGGTCCCCTATGCTGGGGTCCtggctgtgggtgtgggtgaTACTGTGGCCTCCATATTTGGCAGCACCATGGGAGAGATCCGCTGGCCAGGAACTAAGAAAACATTTGAGGGGACTATGACATCTATATTTGCACAAATCATCTCTGTAGCTCTGATCTTGATCTTTGACAGTGGAGTAGACCTGAACTACAGTTATGCTTGGATTTTGGGATCCATCAGCACTGTGTCCCTCCTGGAAGCATACACTACTCAGATAGACAATCTCCTTTTGCCTCTTTACCTACTGATATTGCTGATGGCCTAG